A single genomic interval of Pyrus communis chromosome 7, drPyrComm1.1, whole genome shotgun sequence harbors:
- the LOC137740525 gene encoding uncharacterized protein, which yields MSRQAQALLSLLLLATCAATGADVPPPPFPTIPSLFPPGTPSLLPTGIPGLFPPGIPGLSPPGTPGEVAKCWSSLQNIPGCASEIYTTILTGKFALGPACCKAFIEVDQNCLPKLFPLFPSIPTFLKSSCATAAAPKAAGSRQ from the coding sequence ATGTCTAGACAAGCTCAAGCACTACTTTCACTACTCCTACTGGCAACATGTGCAGCAACCGGGGCGGATGTGCCACCACCGCCCTTCCCGACCATCCCAAGCCTATTCCCGCCAGGGACCCCAAGCCTGCTGCCAACCGGCATCCCGGGCCTATTCCCTCCTGGGATTCCAGGGCTTTCTCCGCCGGGAACCCCGGGTGAGGTAGCAAAGTGCTGGTCTTCACTTCAGAACATTCCAGGGTGTGCATCGGAAATTTATACCACAATCTTGACCGGTAAATTTGCACTAGGCCCTGCTTGTTGCAAGGCTTTCATCGAAGTTGATCAGAATTGCTTGCCGAAGTTGTTCCCATTGTTTCCTTCCATTCCTACATTCCTCAAGAGCAGCTGTGCTACTGCTGCTGCTCCTAAAGCAGCTGGATCAAGGCAGTAG
- the LOC137740218 gene encoding uncharacterized protein, which translates to MARSISQTLTLTRHLSSKSSPPSSSRLINLRAQSTLPFHHDPPTDSSADSPSDPLLRKLEDAIHRIIVRRSAPDWLPFLPGASYWVPPPRSRSHGLAQLVDKLANPLSEEETMSMTTVRGWPSSAYFIEGTSPQLMEPVIVVQSSDDVPNPQPTETGDQSSDNVSKSEDEEG; encoded by the exons ATGGCAAGGTCGATTTCTCAAACCCTTACCCTAACCCGCCACCTCTCCTCCAAATCATCGCCGCCCTCCTCCTCCCGCCTAATAAACCTGCGCGCCCAATCCACCCTCCCTTTTCACCATGACCCACCAACCGACTCCTCCGCCGACTCGCCTTCCGATCCCCTTCTGCGCAAGCTCGAGGACGCCATCCACCGGATCATCGTCCGCCGATCCGCGCCCGATTGGCTGCCCTTTCTGCCCGGCGCCTCCTACTGGGTCCCTCCCCCACGGTCGAGATCGCACGGCCTGGCTCAGCTGGTCGATAAGTTGGCTAACCCTCTGAGTGAGGAGGAGACCATGTCTATGACCACTGTTAGAGGATGGCCTTCTTCTGCTTATTTTATCGAAG GTACATCTCCACAACTGATGGAGCCTGTGATTGTGGTTCAGAGTTCTGATGATGTGCCCAATCCCCAACCGACAGAGACCGGGGATCAAAGTTCTGACAATGTGTCCAAGTCTGAGGATGAGGAGGGATGA
- the LOC137739922 gene encoding uncharacterized protein yields the protein MQLVSNDSHKEDITECEPILSQSDISQRPTESSSSCEITDVLGDFPATDEESQILDVNENSKLVSAEQPQCRICLDAEEGEDLIAPCHCRGTQKYVHRSCLDNWRSTKEGFAFAHCTECRAVFILRANVPPDRWWLRLKFQFLVARDHAFIFIIVQLIVAFLGVLVYKFYGDELREMFGYEEHPYGFYTMAVLAIVLVGLLYGFFIAIICGQRINERHYHVLAKQELTKEYVVEDREDNKNAPELDPSHVTELRMLGLY from the exons ATGCAATTAGTATCAAATGATAGTCATAAGGAAGATATTACAGAATGTGAACCCATCTTAAGTCAGTCTGACATTTCACAGAGACCCACAGAATCTTCATCCTCATGTGAAATTACAGATGTGCTAGGTGATTTTCCTGCTACTGATGAAGAGTCACAAATTCTTGATGTCAATGAAAATTCTAAGTTGGTGAGCGCAGAGCAACCACAGTGCCGTATTTGCCTTGATGCTGAAGAAG GGGAAGACTTAATTGCTCCATGCCATTGCAGAGGTACTCAGAAGTATGTCCATAGATCATGTCTTGATAACTGGAGGTCAACAAAG GAGGGCTTTGCTTTTGCTCATTGTACAGAATGCAGGGCAGTGTTCATATTACGAGCGAATGTCCCTCCCGATCGCTGGTGGTTGAGATTGAAATTTCAGTTCCTTGTTGCTAGAGATCATGCATTCATTTTCATCATCGTGCAACTG ATTGTGGCATTCTTGGGAGTGCTGGTATACAAATTTTATGGAGACGAACTAAGGGAGATGTTTGGTTATGAGGAGCACCCGTATGGGTTTTATACTATGGCTG TTTTAGCTATTGTTTTGGTGGGTTTGCTTTATGGCTTCTTCATAGCCATAATATGTGGACAGAGAATCAATGAACGGCATTACCATGTACTTGCCAAACAAGAATTAACAAAG GAATATGTTGTAGAAGACCGAGAAGATAATAAGAACGCCCCTGAGCTAGACCCGAGCCATGTGACAGAGCTAAGAATGTTGGGCCTTTATTAG
- the LOC137741028 gene encoding disease resistance protein RPM1-like: MAETAVKFLLDKVAPFFENDLQLLGGVREEIVYLRGELERMTAFLRVADAFEESDEEVKVWVKQVRDIAHDSEDVLDEFTLLQAHDHGKGLYSSIHRFSCCIKNMKSQYRIAAELQGINSRIRKISEVHRRLRRKFNMAEQGSGSSTARQMWEDHRGDALLLEKTDIVGIDEPIKQMVRWLIIGGSGREVISVAGMGGLGKTTLAKQVYDAADVKKHFKVSAWITVTQSFKLGELLEDMIQQLHKAIRRPVPQGTNNMNNNQLKTIIKAFLQKRRYLIVLDDVWDMYGWASLKYALPNNTCGSRVILTTRKSDVASTTSKESGGKVFNLEPLPQLESWELLCKKTFQGNSCPPYLEEIGKSILRKCEGLPLAIVAVSGVLATKDKRRIDEWDMVGHSLGAEMEGNDKLKDLKKVLSLSFNDLPYCLKSCFLYLSIFPEDHLIEHMRLVRLWMAEGFIEEKQGKTLEDVAEDYLNELLNRSMIQVAETTTDGRVKSFRVHDLLREIITSKIRDQNFATIAKEQNIPWPDKVRRLSMHTSLQYIQKNRSASQLRSLFMFGVTEKPLLHTIFPGGFRLLSVLDLQGAPLNVFPVEAVNLFFLKYLSLKGTRVKIIPKFIGKLQNLETLDLKHSLVTELPVEILKLQHLRHLLVYRYEFVPYGDFHSKYGHSKYGFKVLAKIGALTCLQKLCFIEANQDGGAILRELGKLIQLRRLGIVHLRKQDGKTLCLSIEKLTKLCALSITSVEEDEIIDLQHISSPPLLLQRLYLRGRLETLPHWIPSLHSLVRLYLKWSRLKDNPLVFIQHLPNLVHLELSQVFEGDTLCFGAGGYKKLKHLGIDKFNELRCIEVQKGAMPFIEKLSIQRCKSLEKVPSGIEHLNKLKVLEFFDMPEKLIKTLSPHEQGNDYWKVAHIPEVYFTYLRESGWEVYTLESFNEGENFPQITSLIKSHELESRWK; the protein is encoded by the coding sequence ATGGCAGAGACTGCAGTGAAGTTTCTGCTCGACAAGGTTGCACCATTTTTCGAAAATGATCTGCAACTTTTGGGAGGGGTTAGGGAAGAAATCGTGTATCTGAGAGGGGAACTGGAGCGCATGACTGCGTTTCTGAGGGTTGCTGATGCTTTTGAAGAGAGTGATGAGGAAGTCAAAGTATGGGTGAAGCAAGTAAGAGACATTGCTCACGACAGCGAAGATGTTCTCGACGAATTTACACTTCTCCAGGCACATGATCATGGGAAGGGGTTATACAGTTCCATCCATAGGTTTTCGTGTTGCATTAAGAACATGAAATCTCAATACCGAATTGCTGCTGAGTTACAAGGCATCAACTCGAGAATCAGAAAAATCTCGGAGGTTCATAGGAGACTACGTCGCAAGTTTAATATGGCTGAACAAGGTTCAGGCTCTTCAACTGCACGTCAAATGTGGGAGGACCATCGTGGTGATGCTCTACTATTAGAGAAAACTGATATAGTTGGCATTGACGAGCCTATAAAGCAGATGGTAAGGTGGCTTATCATCGGTGGTTCCGGACGAGAAGTAATTTCTGTGGCTGGAATGGGAGGACTGGGGAAGACAACCTTGGCGAAGCAAGTCTATGATGCAGCAGATGTGAAGAAGCATTTCAAAGTAAGCGCTTGGATCACGGTTACTCAGTCTTTCAAACTCGGGGAACTCCTCGAAGACATGATTCAACAACTCCACAAAGCCATCCGAAGGCCAGTTCCGCAAGGAACAAACAATATGAACAACAATCAATTGAAAACAATAATCAAGGCCTTCCTGCAGAAAAGGAGGTACCTAATTGTTCTCGACGATGTGTGGGACATGTACGGATGGGCCTCTCTGAAGTATGCCTTGCCTAACAATACTTGTGGCAGTCGAGTCATACTAACTACTCGAAAATCTGATGTAGCCTCGACAACCAGCAAAGAATCTGGAGGTAAAGTCTTTAATTTGGAGCCCTTGCCGCAGTTGGAGTCATGGGAGCTTTTATGCAAGAAGACATTCCAAGGGAATTCATGCCCTCCTTATTTAGAGGAAATCGGTAAATCTATCTTAAGAAAGTGTGAGGGGCTGCCCCTTGCCATTGTGGCAGTCAGCGGTGTTTTGGCTACCAAAGACAAGCGCAGGATTGACGAGTGGGATATGGTTGGCCATAGCCTTGGTGCTGAAATGGAGGGCAATGACAAACTCAAGGACTTGAAAAAAGTACTTTCACTCAGCTTTAACGACTTACCTTACTGTCTTAAGTCTTGCTTCTTGTACCTGAGCATCTTTCCCGAGGATCATCTAATCGAGCATATGAGACTTGTTCGGTTATGGATGGCAGAGGGTTTTATCGAAGAAAAACAAGGCAAAACGCTAGAAGATGTTGCAGAGGACTACCTCAATGAACTGTTGAATAGAAGCATGATTCAAGTAGCAGAGACAACAACCGATGGAAGGGTTAAAAGCTTCCGTGTCCATGATCTTCTCCGTGAGATTATCACCTCCAAGATAAGAGATCAGAACTTTGCCACAATAGCTAAAGAGCAAAACATACCATGGCCTGATAAAGTCCGACGCCTGTCAATGCATACCTCTTTGCAATACATACAGAAAAACAGGTCCGCTTCTCAACTACGTTCTCTGTTTATGTTCGGAGTTACTGAGAAGCCACTACTGCACACAATTTTTCCTGGAGGTTTTAGGCTTCTTAGTGTGTTGGATTTGCAAGGCGCACCTCTCAATGTTTTTCCAGTTGAAGCTGTCAACCTTTTCTTCTTGAAGTATCTAAGCTTGAAAGGTACCAGGGTGAAAATCATTCCAAAATTTATAGGGAAGCTTCAGAACTTGGAGACTTTGGATCTGAAGCATTCTCTGGTCACTGAGCTCCCAGTTGAAATTCTAAAGCTTCAACATCTGCGTCATCTTTTAGTATATCGTTATGAATTTGTACCTTACGGAGATTTTCACTCAAAATATGGCCACTCCAAATATGGCTTTAAGGTGCTTGCAAAAATAGGGGCTTTAACTTGCCTTCAAAAGCTTTGTTTCATCGAGGCAAACCAAGATGGAGGTGCCATATTGAGGGAGCTAGGGAAACTAATTCAGCTAAGACGGTTAGGAATTGTACATTTGAGGAAACAAGACGGAAAAACTCTCTGTTTATCCATTGAAAAGCTGACCAAACTTTGCGCGTTGTCCATAACTTCGGTAGAAGAGGATGAGATCATTGATCTGCAGCacatttcttctcctcctctactGCTTCAGCGCCTATACTTGCGAGGACGATTGGAGACATTGCCTCACTGGATACCTTCGCTGCACAGCCTTGTCAGGTTATATCTGAAATGGAGTAGGTTAAAGGACAATCCGCTTGTATTCATTCAGCATCTGCCCAACCTAGTACATCTCGAATTATCTCAGGTGTTTGAAGGAGACACATTGTGTTTTGGAGCTGGTGGATATAAGAAGCTTAAACATTTAGGCATTGATAAATTTAATGAGCTTAGATGTATAGAGGTGCAGAAGGGAGCAATGCCGTTCATTGAAAAACTAAGTATCCAGCGCTGTAAATCGTTAGAGAAGGTGCCATCTGGGATTGAACACCTGAACAAGCTGAAGGTGCTTGAATTCTTTGATATGCCGGAAAAGTTAATCAAGACACTGAGTCCACATGAACAAGGCAATGATTATTGGAAGGTTGCGCATATCCCGGAAGTTTATTTCACCTACTTAAGGGAGTCTGGGTGGGAGGTCTACACTTTGGAGAGTTTTAATGAAGGAGAAAACTTTCCTCAAATCACTTCTCTCATCAAGAGCCACGAACTTGAAAGCCGTTGGAAGTAA
- the LOC137739971 gene encoding ylmG homolog protein 1-2, chloroplastic-like: protein MASVMASQVIFFPTSTPINSNSKFKPFFSPTPTLKFNPKSNPNPIPKLSLRPICAILTTNPQTLTPQNPSQPPSPLTHLPTRTITTLFALTVAAIRSLSISLVKFGSQFGPSIGSAAGPLFFAALRDRPSGNLNTPLTVVAAGLSKWLDIYSGVLMVRVLLSWFPNIPWDRQPLSAIRDLCDPYLNLFRNIIPPIFDTLDVSPLLAFAVLGTLGSILNNSR from the coding sequence ATGGCATCAGTCATGGCTTCTCAAGTTATCTTCTTCCCCACCTCAACCCCCATCAATTCAAACTCCAAATTCAAACCCTTCTTCTCTCCCACACCCACTCTCAAATTCAATCCCAAATCCAATCCCAACCCAATCCCCAAACTCTCCCTCAGACCCATCTGCGCCATTCTCACCACAAACCCCCAAACCCTCACTCCCCAAAACCCATCTCAGCCCCCGTCGCCCCTAACCCACCTCCCCACTCGCACCATCACCACCCTCTTCGCCCTTACAGTAGCCGCCATCCGCAGCCTCTCAATTTCTCTCGTTAAGTTCGGTTCCCAATTCGGACCCTCCATCGGATCCGCCGCCGGACCCCTCTTCTTTGCGGCGCTCAGGGACCGCCCGAGCGGTAATTTGAATACCCCTTTGACGGTTGTCGCTGCTGGACTCTCCAAATGGCTCGATATCTACAGTGGGGTTTTGATGGTTAGGGTTTTGCTCAGCTGGTTCCCCAATATTCCTTGGGACCGTCAGCCACTTTCGGCGATTCGGGACCTCTGCGATCCTTATTTGAACCTCTTTCGCAATATAATTCCGCCGATTTTTGATACCTTGGATGTTAGCCCCCTCTTGGCCTTCGCAGTTTTGGGAACGCTCGGGTCAATTCTCAACAACAGTAGATGA